Proteins encoded within one genomic window of bacterium:
- the nrdD gene encoding anaerobic ribonucleoside-triphosphate reductase: MELQELKDKLTSEKQSFEFNEEDGGVYIRNKRYDTKIHASYEAIEKHDWSTIKAQTVAGRDVNHITRVTGYFTIVEGWNKGKIGELRDRYKSQVK; this comes from the coding sequence ATGGAACTGCAGGAACTGAAAGACAAACTGACCTCGGAAAAACAGTCCTTTGAATTCAACGAAGAGGACGGAGGGGTCTACATCCGCAACAAGCGCTATGACACCAAGATCCACGCCAGCTACGAGGCCATCGAGAAGCATGACTGGAGCACCATCAAGGCCCAGACCGTGGCCGGGCGCGACGTCAACCACATCACCCGGGTCACCGGATACTTCACCATCGTGGAAGGCTGGAACAAGGGCAAGATAGGGGAACTGCGGGACAGGTACAAGTCGCAGGTTAAGTAG
- a CDS encoding anaerobic ribonucleoside-triphosphate reductase activating protein: MEIKGFIETSLIDWDGKLVSVFFLPGCNFRCPFCHNHQLWKEPQKVETVPWQKVSDFLKGKKGWIDGVVITGGEPTVHDDLPQFIRIIREMGLLVKLDTNGANPEMLQMLLDKKLVDYVAMDLKATLDPIYSQAAGTKVNLDDIKRSIEILMTGKTDYEFRTTLVPVFHSLENVRQMGKSIKGAKKWVLQQFVPQNSETAMLKNVWPYAEEYLVKMQQEGSKWVENCILRGISEIAADQV, translated from the coding sequence ATGGAAATAAAAGGTTTCATAGAGACATCGCTAATTGACTGGGACGGCAAGTTGGTCTCAGTCTTTTTTTTGCCCGGCTGCAATTTCCGCTGTCCCTTCTGCCACAACCACCAGCTGTGGAAGGAGCCGCAGAAGGTGGAGACCGTTCCCTGGCAGAAGGTCAGCGATTTTCTTAAAGGCAAGAAGGGCTGGATAGACGGGGTGGTGATCACCGGCGGCGAGCCCACAGTGCATGATGACCTGCCCCAGTTCATCCGAATCATCCGGGAGATGGGCCTGCTGGTAAAGCTGGACACCAACGGCGCCAATCCCGAGATGTTGCAGATGCTGCTGGACAAAAAGCTGGTGGACTACGTGGCCATGGACCTGAAGGCCACCCTGGATCCCATCTACAGCCAGGCGGCCGGGACCAAGGTGAACCTGGACGACATCAAACGCTCGATAGAGATACTGATGACCGGGAAGACGGACTACGAGTTCCGGACCACTTTGGTGCCGGTGTTCCACAGCCTGGAGAACGTCAGGCAGATGGGCAAAAGCATCAAGGGGGCCAAAAAGTGGGTGCTGCAGCAGTTCGTGCCCCAGAACTCGGAAACGGCCATGCTCAAGAACGTCTGGCCCTACGCCGAGGAGTACCTGGTGAAGATGCAGCAGGAGGGAAGCAAGTGGGTGGAGAACTGCATCCTGCGGGGAATAAGCGAGATCGCAGCCGACCAGGTATAA